The following are from one region of the Methyloversatilis discipulorum genome:
- a CDS encoding protein kinase domain-containing protein yields the protein MDLLGKYRIQRLLGEGATSKVFLAHDPFGRRDVAIKIVARGDDTGASGSKSERYQRKFFVAEASLAGKLTHPHIVQIYDAVADADPAYIVMEYVPGGTLEPYISPDRLLPVGDVLEIIFKCSRALDFAWRLGVIHRDLKPANIMRVEDGAAVGGTNVKVSDFGAAMSVSATETQVSGVGSPAYMSPQQIKEHPLNHQTDIFSLGVVMYQLLTGQLPFQGSNNFSMMYQITHADPVPPSALRPELPPVLDDIVMRALQKSLDDRYPSWDAFSFDLAEAFRTEAQRDHGNRIADSEKFNSLRRLAFFRDFSDVELWEVVRLGEWHRVAGGQMLLREGDPGDGFFIIAEGEVKVTKGRKLLNVLSAGECVGEMAWLTPERGTRGADVSTLSEAVVIHLANAALEHASEACRHRFDRAFLRILVERLSLANQRLTGV from the coding sequence ATGGACCTGCTCGGCAAGTACCGCATCCAGCGCCTGCTCGGCGAAGGCGCCACGTCCAAGGTGTTCCTCGCGCACGACCCTTTCGGCCGGCGCGACGTGGCGATCAAGATCGTCGCCCGCGGCGACGATACCGGCGCCAGCGGCAGCAAGTCCGAGCGCTATCAGCGCAAGTTCTTCGTCGCCGAGGCCTCGCTGGCGGGCAAGCTCACGCACCCGCACATCGTGCAGATCTACGACGCGGTGGCCGACGCCGACCCGGCCTACATCGTGATGGAATACGTGCCGGGCGGTACGCTGGAACCCTACATCTCGCCCGACCGGCTGCTGCCGGTCGGCGACGTGCTCGAAATCATCTTCAAGTGCTCGCGCGCGCTCGACTTCGCGTGGCGGCTGGGCGTCATCCACCGCGACCTGAAGCCAGCCAACATCATGCGGGTCGAGGACGGCGCCGCCGTCGGCGGCACCAATGTGAAGGTGTCGGACTTCGGCGCCGCGATGTCGGTATCGGCCACCGAAACCCAGGTGTCTGGCGTCGGTTCGCCGGCCTACATGAGCCCGCAGCAGATCAAGGAACACCCGCTCAATCACCAGACCGACATCTTTTCGCTGGGCGTGGTGATGTACCAGCTGCTGACCGGCCAGCTGCCGTTCCAGGGCAGCAACAATTTCAGCATGATGTACCAGATCACGCACGCCGATCCGGTGCCGCCGTCAGCGCTGCGGCCCGAATTGCCGCCGGTGCTGGACGACATCGTGATGCGTGCGCTGCAGAAATCGCTGGACGACCGCTACCCGAGCTGGGACGCCTTCTCCTTCGACCTCGCCGAGGCCTTCCGCACCGAGGCGCAGCGCGACCACGGCAACCGCATCGCCGACAGCGAAAAATTCAATTCGCTGCGCCGGCTCGCCTTCTTCCGCGATTTTTCCGACGTCGAGCTGTGGGAGGTGGTGCGTCTGGGCGAATGGCACCGCGTGGCCGGCGGCCAGATGCTGCTGCGCGAAGGCGACCCGGGCGACGGTTTCTTCATCATCGCCGAGGGCGAAGTGAAGGTGACAAAGGGACGCAAGCTGCTCAACGTGCTGTCGGCCGGCGAATGCGTCGGCGAGATGGCCTGGCTGACGCCCGAGCGCGGCACCCGCGGCGCCGACGTATCCACCCTTTCCGAGGCGGTGGTGATCCACCTCGCCAACGCGGCGCTCGAACACGCGTCGGAAGCCTGCCGCCACCGCTTCGATCGCGCCTTCCTGCGCATCCTGGTCGAGCGGCTGTCGCTGGCCAACCAGCGCCTGACCGGTGTCTGA